Proteins from a genomic interval of Zonotrichia leucophrys gambelii isolate GWCS_2022_RI chromosome 5, RI_Zleu_2.0, whole genome shotgun sequence:
- the KATNBL1 gene encoding KATNB1-like protein 1 translates to MASEAHNVKNQKVLLIEGHPIDLPRKRISSSTKKIMKEGKKSPKQLASYTNRVTVGKTVASPLSLFKVVYCKRKVHCYTPKPCYRKKLCPKSRGRDMANKENELACAGNLPAKLHNSRTHLLNSSDSGSSQTEGPSSKYSAFFSEVSQDHETMAQVLFSRNLRLNVALTFWRRRSISELVAYLVRIQDLGVVVDCLPVLTNSLQEEKPYVSVGCCVDLLPLVKSLLKSKYEEYVIVGLNWLQAVIKRWWSELSAHTEKAEDGNIHILKQQLSILWEQENHLTLVPGYTGNIAKDVNAYLLQLH, encoded by the exons ATGGCATCTGAAGCTCACAATGttaaaaaccagaaagtttTGCTTATTGAAGGTCATCCCATTGATCTCCCCAGAAAAAGAATCTCTTCTTCCACTAAAAAGATCATGAAGGAG GGTAAGAAATCTCCAAAACAGCTGGCTTCATACACAAACAG AGTAACGGTTGGAAAAACGGTGGCCAGTCCCCTCTCTCTTTTCAAAGTGGTATATTGTAAAAGGAAAGTTCATTGTTATACTCCAAAGCCTTGTTACAGAAAGAAACTGTGCCCTAAATCTAGGGGCCGTGACATggcaaataaagaaaatgaactGGCTTGTGCAGGGAATCTGCCAGCAAAACTTCACAACAGTCGGACACACTTGCTGAATTCTAGCGACTCTGGCTCGTCTCAAACAGAAGGCCCCTCATCCAAATACAGTGCATTTTTTTCCGAG gttTCTCAGGACCATGAAACTATGGCTCAAGTTCTTTTCAGCAGGAATCTGAGACTGAATGTAGCTTTAACCTTTTGGAGAAGGAGAAGTATAAGTGAACTGGTAGCCTACTTAGTGAG GATACAGGATCTTGGAGTAGTAGTAGACTGCCTTCCTGTGCTTACAAACAg TttacaggaagaaaaaccaTATGtttcagttggctgctgtgtaGATCTTTTGCCCTTAGTGAAATCTCTGCTTAAAAGCAAATACGAAGA ATACGTGATAGTGGGTTTAAACTGGCTTCAGGCTGTCATTAAAAGATGGTGGTCAGAACTATCTGCACatacagaaaaggcagaagatgG AaacattcatattttaaaacaacagTTAAGTATTTTGTGGGAACAGGAGAATCACCTTACTCTGGTTCCAGGATATACTGGTAATATAGCTAAG gaTGTAAATGCTTATTTATTGCAGCTACACTGA